The following coding sequences are from one Leishmania braziliensis MHOM/BR/75/M2904 complete genome, chromosome 36 window:
- a CDS encoding putative adaptin, whose product MNGAALIEQATFVTERAWEYASNTTSVFSKARSLVAGDAQFFSVAPRVDDLRRSLSSESLHDKRDGMKRIVAQMCKGSDMRHFFPDVVKNIHVPYIELRKLIYVFIVYYAEDCPNETLLSISAFQKDLLDPSMHVRALALRMLASLRIHAIQPVVLVAVRKCASDMAPLVRKTAALALVQMHTVARQELDLDTVRQLLRTFLSDRSPEVVGAAAMAYMRICPEEWDLVHGVYRRLCRILKDCEEWGQVVLLRLLLRYARRHFVDPRRPFAARAARCSRGSSGMSGKGTDGDDDDDDATSSSHFSIAPPSREYEAQRGDAAAEAQMDPDLLLLLNSTRPLLWSLNSSVVVAAIALLCHCGTQRFQETCVKSAMRLLSTCTEGHIAVLHVIYDLLLLQRDAFLPYLKSFFLFPLDAADVRHVKLRILSHLVTSATSAEVSREFRSYLRQYNDAAVVEAIQGLAQAVQQYPPFAAHTIRLVTPLLSSRTSSPVVVADAVAILRVLVLQGTDPVRISRLACQLTLDIMEERITEPSAVATILWLTGENISKHPSMAAAAPDCFRVFAKRFGGLTSEVKRQVLTLGCKVWVQLQGNSELSERFKQVYHYVAELARYDDDYMIRDEERLTEATFDRQSDTFTGVRAALLRAKPLPDVNDPYSERAGLEIGTFSNLLGPAVRVLDPLPTWATEATDGTLRRSFEEMNTSAAAVALFERTSGEKESGSNDSSYTDGEESDDSGDAASSSGSYESSYSASSDAENESGKSSSHSDGDVAAPSRAPAMQKVSSGVSTAKASLPKFAVKITMQSVPPSVPSPAPAQATMTATEKTDATPAAVPELPPAPETVAEPNL is encoded by the coding sequence ATGAACGGCGCTGCGCTTATTGAGCAAGCCACGTTTGTAACGGAGCGGGCCTGGGAGTACGCGAGCAACACGACTTCCGTCTTCAGTAAGGCTCGCTCGCTTGTCGCTGGGGATGCACAGTTCTTCTCGGTTGCCCCCAGAGTCGATGATCTTCGACGCAGCCTGAGCTCGGAGTCGCTCCATGACAAGCGCGATGGCATGAAGCGCATCGTTGCGCAGATGTGCAAGGGTAGTGACATGCGTCACTTCTTTCCTGATGTGGTCAAGAACATCCACGTCCCCTACATCGAGCTGCGTAAGCTCATCTATGTCTTCATTGTTTATTATGCTGAAGACTGCCCCAACGAGACACTCCTGTCCATCTCTGCCTTTCAGAAGGACCTGCTCGACCCCAGCATGCATGTCCGCGCCCTCGCCCTCCGCATGCTTGCGTCGCTCCGCATTCATGCCATTCAGCCAGTAGTGCTGGTTGCCGTGAGGAAGTGTGCCAGCGACATGGCACCGCTGGTGCGCAAGACGGCCGCCCTCGCGCTGGTGCAAATGCACACGGTAGCTCGCCAGGAACTAGACCTTGACACtgtgcgccagctgctgcgtaCTTTTCTGTCCGATCGAAGTCCTGAAGTGGTCGGTGCAGCCGCGATGGCGTACATGAGGATCTGCCCAGAGGAGTGGGACCTGGTTCACGGCGTGTACCGCCGCCTGTGCAGGATTCTGAAGGACTGCGAGGAGTGGGGCCAGGTGGTCCTGCTGCGCTTGCTGTTGCGCTACGCCCGTCGGCACTTCGTCGACCCCAGAAGGCCATTCGCAGCAAGGGCTGCCCGATGCAGCCGCGGCTCCTCGGGCATGAGTGGGAAAGGGACGGACGgtgacgatgacgatgacgacgcgACGTCCTCGTCCCACTTCTCCATCGCCCCACCATCACGGGAGTACGAAGCCCAGAGgggcgatgccgctgcggaggCACAGATGGACCCagatctgctgctgcttctcaaTTCGActcggccgctgctgtggagcCTGAACAGCTCCGTTGTGGTGGCGGCCATCGCCCTCTTATGTCACTGTGGCACACAGCGCTTTCAGGAGACGTGCGTGAAGTCGGCGATGCGACTGCTGAGCACGTGCACCGAGGGCCACATTGCCGTGCTGCATGTCATCTATGACCTACTTCTGCTTCAGCGTGATGCATTCCTTCCTTATCTAAAGAGTTTCTTTCTGTTTCCTCTGGATGCAGCGGATGTGCGGCATGTGAAGCTACGGATTCTCTCCCATCTGGTGACGTCCGCCACCTCGGCAGAGGTGTCTCGTGAGTTCCGCTCTTACCTGCGGCAGTACAACGACGCCGCCGTTGTAGAGGCAATTCAAGGACTGGCCCAGGCGGTGCAACAGTACCCACCCTTTGCTGCACACACCATCCGTCTCGTGACCCCACTGCTCTCGAGTCGGACCAGCTCTCCTGTTGTCGTCGCGGATGCCGTAGCGATACTGCGTGTGCTGGTATTGCAGGGCACTGACCCGGTACGCATCTCACGACTTGCATGCCAGCTAACACTTGACATTATGGAGGAGCGGATTACGGAGccgtcggcggtggcgaccatTCTCTGGTTGACAGGTGAGAACATATCCAAGCATCCTTCCatggcggctgcagcaccggaCTGCTTCCGCGTGTTTGCGAAGCGCTTTGGTGGCCTCACTTCGGAGGTGAAGCGGCAGGTGCTCACCCTGGGCTGCAAGGTGTGGGTGCAGTTGCAGGGCAACAGCGAACTCTCGGAGCGCTTCAAGCAGGTGTACCACTACGTTGCGGAGCTAGCCAGGTACGACGACGATTACATGATTCGCGATGAGGAGCGACTCACAGAGGCGACGTTTGATCGGCAGAGCGACACATTTACAGGCGTGCgggccgcgctgctgcgtgcaaAGCCGCTGCCAGACGTCAACGACCCCTACTCTGAGCGAGCTGGACTGGAGATTGGTACCTTCTCCAACCTGCTAGGGCCGGCGGTGCGCGTCTTAGACCCGCTGCCGACCTGGGCAACGGAAGCGACGGATGGAACACTGCGTCGCTCTTTCGAAGAGATGAacacctctgccgccgcggtggcgctctTTGAGCGCACCTCcggcgagaaagagagcggcagcaacgatAGTAGCTACACGgacggagaagagagcgacgaCAGTGGCGATGCGGCCTCGTCGTCCGGGTCCTACGAGTCCAGCTACAGCGCCTCTAGCGACGCGGAGAATGAGAGTGGCAAGTCGAGCTCCCACTCTGACGGCGATGTCGCGGCGCCGTCCAGAGCTCCAGCGATGCAGAAGGTTAGCAGCGGTGTTAGCACGGCGAAGGCGTCACTGCCAAAGTTCGCGGTGAAGATCACGATGCAGTCAGTGCCGCCGTCCGTTCcctctccagctcctgcacagGCGACCATGACGGCGACCGAGAAGACAGACGCCACGCCCGCTGCCGTACCAGAgctgccgccggcgccggAGACCGTCGCCGAACCCAATCTGTAG
- a CDS encoding endonuclease/exonuclease protein-like protein → MFLISWNVAGWSSTSQAIRESFGSIHDFFACTEADIICLQECKGTLAKLNASPMGMGASDPPISRRPVVTPLERLVTLQERRRLTGSGEGGASAVSSGGGDGGSNDGIEGWESFWSFSGKQHRGFNGVVTFARKGITWRCDNQPFTQDEFNEEGRAVVTHHSAFVLVNVYVPNARSGARHAFKFRFLRALEEKMEQLRTETGKPVILVGDLNMTYGAYDAAWSLRRIHLGALLQLQAFAETEGDAAWTAAFPHLSKEALKRVTNMIANHLCAQVQEIAACMESSAVTAASPSLPISPSLTASSSGTGAVSVDTEVNTGDNAIDRVALQQLCALLPPRGSGSSAKGAHNYEAPPVSMRALYDVGFRCAYAAELVKSFPCPHNNELYAVVRFCGLAPHSDASAEFMGRLLQLRLSVSSSPMRQGQPWLAATDGVTHQAGLSRTRMWDTFLLTKEVIDAWSTAPADSPLIDAMLLREVECPKLQPYCPCPYTCWDQSRNRRLENEGTRIDYILVDSALLPAVVCRAETANNVLAGMPERRSSTSIALQPSTDRDDFFSELHGARYRDGVMRAMANGAYPPAPFDGTGMPALCEYARELCFAGLPSTGLFVTPPQLSDHIGVGLLLNLAALGTASELLQRSGKVVEDHKCMYRPPVGLHTFFAAAAAKKAPAPVTTLPAQGEEATDGKGVCEADGRAAGHKRRIDSSPLLASFDSSPSARTDPAIHKSRTETGAVVARGDPAPRIIDVD, encoded by the coding sequence ATGTTCCTGATCAGCTGGAACGTGGCGGGGtggtcctccacctcgcaGGCGATTCGCGAGAGCTTTGGTAGCATTCATGACTTCTTTGCCTGCACCGAGGCGGACATCATTTGCCTTCAGGAGTGTAAAGGCACGCTAGCGAAACTGAACGCGTCTCCGATGGGCATGGGGGCCAGTGATCCACCTATAAGCCGCCGACCCGTTGTCACTCCCCTGGAGCGGCTGGTGACTCTACAGGAACGGCGACGGTTGACTGGATCCGGTGAGGGTGGCGCATCCGCTGTCagtagcggcggcggtgacggtggcaGCAACGATGGCATTGAGGGTTGGGAGTCGTTCTGGTCCTTTAGCGgcaagcagcaccgcggTTTCAACGGTGTCGTGACATTTGCGCGGAAAGGGATCACATGGCGATGCGACAACCAGCCCTTTACACAAGACGAATTCAATGAAGAGGGCCGCGCCGTGGTGACACACCACAGCGCCTTTGTGCTGGTGAACGTCTACGTGCCAAATGCTCGCAGTGGGGCTCGACACGCCTTCAAGTTCCGTTTTCTTCGCGCCTTAGAGGAGAAAATGGAGCAACTGCGCACCGAGACAGGGAAGCCAGTCATCCTCGTCGGCGATCTGAACATGACGTATGGCGCCTACGACGCCGCCTGGTCACTGCGGCGCATTCATCTCGGCGCTCTCCTGCAGTTGCAGGCGTTCGCCGAGACCGAGGGGGACGCCGCGTGGACTGCCGCGTTCCCTCATCTTTCAAAAGAGGCCCTCAAGCGAGTGACGAACATGATCGCAAATCACTTGTGTGCACAGGTGCAAGAGATTGCCGCGTGCatggagagcagcgctgTAACGGCGGCGTCGCCTTCTTTGCCCATCTCGCCGTCCTTGaccgcgtcgtcgtctgGCACTGGTGCTGTTTCGGTTGATACAGAAGTCAACACGGGTGACAACGCGATCGATCgagtggcgctgcagcagctctgcgcgcTTCTCCCGCCGCGGGGCTCAGGCAGCAGTGCCAAGGGAGCTCACAATTACGAGGCACCACCAGTGTCGATGCGGGCCCTTTACGATGTCGGCTTTCGCTGCGCGTACGCCGCCGAGCTCGTGAAGAGTTTCCCGTGCCCCCACAACAACGAGCTATACGCTGTAGTGCGCTTCTGCGGACTAGCCCCGCACTCGGATGCGTCGGCAGAGTTCATGGGTCggcttctccagctccgcctgtcggtgtcctcctcgccaatGCGCCAAGGGCAGCCATGGCTAGCGGCTACCGATGGGGTGACTCATCAAGCAGGCCTTTCGCGAACACGCATGTGGGACACCTTTTTGCTCACGAAGGAGGTGATCGATGCGTGGTCTACAGCTCCGGCAGACTCACCACTGATTGATGCCATGCTACTGCGCGAGGTGGAGTGCCCAAAGCTGCAGCCCTACTGCCCCTGCCCATACACTTGCTGGGATCAGTCACGCAACCGCCGCCTCGAAAACGAGGGCACGCGCATCGACTACATCCTTGTCGACTCCGCTCTGCTCCCTGCTGTGGTGTGCCGTGCAGAGACAGCCAACAACGTCCTTGCCGGAATGCCGGAGCGGAGATCATCGACGTCTATTGCGCTACAACCATCAACAGATCGAGATGATTTTTTTAGCGAGCTGCATGGAGCTCGCTACCGTGATGGCGTGATGCGTGCAATGGCCAATGGCGCCTACCCGCCGGCGCCCTTCGATGGAACTGGAATGCCGGCACTGTGCGAGTATGCGCGGGAGCTGTGCTTTGCTGGCTTGCCCTCTACGGGTCTCTTTGTGACCCCACCGCAGCTCAGCGATCACATTGGAGTGGGTCTTCTCCTGAACCTGGCTGCACTCGGCACGGCGAGCGAGCTGCTTCAGCGTTCCGGCAAGGTGGTCGAGGACCACAAGTGCATGTATCGACCGCCCGTTGGGCTCCACACCTtcttcgccgcggcggccgccaaGAAGGCTCCGGCCCCCGTCACCACGCTGCCGGCGCAGGGGGAAGAGGCCACGGATGGCAAAGGAGTATGCGAGGCAGATGGCAGAGCAGCCGGGCACAAACGAAGAATCGACAGCAGCCCATTGCTTGCTTCCTTTGACTCCAGTCCGAGCGCCAGGACCGATCCAGCAATACACAAGTCTCGCACTGAAACCGGTGCCGTCGTTGCTCGTGGCGATCCAGCGCCGCGCATAATCGACGTGGATTAG